In Bacteroidales bacterium, the following proteins share a genomic window:
- the rpsL gene encoding 30S ribosomal protein S12 has translation MPTIQQLVRKGRSKLIDKSKSPALDSCPQRRGVCVRVYTTTPKKPNSAMRKVARVRLTNGKEVNSYIPGEGHNLQEHSIVLIRGGRVKDLPGVRYHIIRGALDTSGVDGRQQRRSKYGTKRPKK, from the coding sequence ATGCCAACGATTCAACAGCTTGTCAGAAAAGGACGTTCTAAACTGATTGATAAGAGCAAATCTCCGGCATTGGATTCCTGCCCGCAAAGGCGCGGAGTCTGTGTGAGGGTTTACACCACTACGCCGAAGAAACCGAATTCAGCCATGCGAAAAGTGGCCAGGGTTCGTCTGACCAACGGCAAGGAAGTGAACTCCTACATCCCCGGTGAAGGTCATAACCTGCAGGAACACAGCATCGTACTGATCAGGGGCGGCAGGGTAAAAGACCTCCCTGGTGTACGTTATCATATCATCCGCGGCGCACTTGATACTTCAGGCGTCGACGGAAGGCAACAGCGGAGATCAAAGTATGGAACAAAAAGACCCAAGAAGTAA